A region of Mammaliicoccus sp. Dog046 DNA encodes the following proteins:
- a CDS encoding NAD(P)H-binding protein translates to MARILLTGASGYIGSNLMKKLKVENEIIAISRNIENKVDEKNVTWKKADIFSLIDVENVMKDIDIAIYLVHSMMPNSKLTQAKFEDMDFLLADNFGRAAKKEGVKHIIYMSGLIPKEDNLSRHLESRLECEKVLGSYGVPVSTLRAGLIVGSNGSSYPILKKLTQRLPLLLLPKWANNITHPIYIDDVINSITKVVSRRPKLNESIDVGGPDELTYKDLFKQTASVLNKKMPMFNLPIIPLILSKYWIRLISGEKKEIVYPLMDSLVHNMRMDNKNYIEGISDGKTTFKESVKLALKNESSSKKKKNKSKTIKNVKSVQRFRIPTHMTIEDIANDYMEWLNNLNNKIISTKYINGRYMISLFPIKNPILILEKSDSRSDVNRQLLYITGGGFSKNKNKGRARMEFRRVLNKNECIVAIHEYEPTLPWIIYKLTQARIHLYVMTLYNIHLKSIEYKVNKLNLDKI, encoded by the coding sequence ATGGCGCGTATATTATTAACAGGTGCTTCTGGATACATTGGAAGTAATTTGATGAAAAAATTAAAAGTTGAAAATGAAATAATTGCTATTTCAAGAAATATAGAAAATAAAGTAGATGAGAAAAATGTAACTTGGAAGAAAGCAGATATATTTTCATTAATTGATGTTGAAAATGTTATGAAAGATATTGATATTGCTATTTACTTAGTCCATTCAATGATGCCGAATTCTAAGCTTACACAAGCTAAATTTGAAGATATGGATTTTTTATTAGCTGATAATTTTGGAAGAGCTGCTAAAAAAGAAGGTGTTAAGCACATTATTTATATGAGTGGTCTAATACCAAAAGAGGATAATCTTTCTCGACATTTAGAGAGTCGATTAGAATGTGAAAAAGTACTTGGTTCATATGGAGTGCCAGTCAGTACACTTAGAGCAGGTTTAATAGTTGGATCGAACGGCTCTTCATATCCAATTTTAAAAAAATTGACACAACGATTACCATTATTGTTGTTACCTAAATGGGCAAATAATATTACACATCCTATCTATATTGATGATGTCATAAATTCAATTACTAAAGTCGTATCAAGAAGGCCTAAACTAAATGAATCAATTGATGTTGGTGGTCCAGATGAGTTGACATATAAGGATTTATTTAAGCAAACGGCTAGTGTTTTAAATAAAAAAATGCCAATGTTTAATTTGCCGATTATACCTTTGATTCTCTCTAAATACTGGATAAGACTTATTAGCGGTGAAAAGAAAGAAATTGTGTATCCTCTTATGGACAGTTTAGTTCATAATATGAGAATGGATAATAAAAATTATATAGAAGGAATATCCGATGGGAAAACTACATTTAAAGAAAGTGTTAAATTAGCATTAAAAAATGAATCATCGAGTAAGAAAAAGAAAAACAAAAGTAAAACGATAAAAAATGTGAAATCTGTTCAAAGGTTTCGAATACCTACTCATATGACTATAGAAGATATAGCAAATGATTATATGGAATGGTTAAATAATCTTAATAATAAAATAATCTCTACTAAATACATTAACGGTAGATACATGATTTCACTTTTTCCTATAAAGAACCCTATATTAATATTAGAAAAGTCGGACTCCCGTTCAGATGTAAATAGGCAACTTCTCTATATAACTGGGGGAGGATTTTCAAAAAATAAAAATAAAGGTAGAGCGAGAATGGAGTTTCGTAGAGTACTAAATAAAAATGAATGTATAGTAGCTATTCATGAATATGAACCTACACTTCCATGGATTATTTATAAACTAACGCAAGCAAGAATACACTTATACGTTATGACTTTATACAATATACATCTAAAATCAATAGAATATAAAGTTAATAAATTGAATTTAGATAAGATTTAA